A genomic segment from Candidatus Dependentiae bacterium encodes:
- a CDS encoding amino acid ABC transporter ATP-binding protein, which yields MLKLENIKKTFGNKKVIDSISFSVKKGEIAMLIGGSGVGKSTLLRILNNLETLNGGTVTLDNKPLDLKQVSKNHTIGMVFQGFNLFDHITVEQNITLPLQTVFDTSRKEAHAIAHNLLAHYGLEDKKNTYPQNLSGGQKQRLAIARSLAMKPKIICLDEPTSALDPLLTTHVANNIQELAKQGYIVLVASHDTELLKKLDCTIYLIEAGRIIETATSAEIKKNPQQFPKLTSFIAGSI from the coding sequence ATGTTAAAACTTGAAAATATTAAAAAAACATTTGGTAACAAAAAAGTCATTGATAGCATCTCATTTTCAGTAAAAAAAGGTGAAATTGCTATGCTTATTGGTGGGTCTGGTGTTGGTAAGTCAACGTTGTTACGTATTTTAAATAATTTAGAAACACTAAATGGCGGTACAGTTACACTGGACAATAAACCCCTTGATTTAAAACAAGTGAGTAAAAACCATACTATCGGCATGGTATTTCAAGGTTTTAATTTGTTTGATCACATAACGGTGGAACAAAATATCACACTACCACTTCAAACAGTATTTGATACATCAAGAAAAGAAGCACATGCTATTGCACACAATCTACTTGCACATTACGGACTTGAAGATAAAAAAAATACATATCCGCAAAATCTTTCTGGCGGACAAAAACAGCGTCTTGCTATTGCACGTTCACTTGCAATGAAACCCAAAATTATTTGTTTAGATGAGCCCACATCAGCACTTGACCCACTTTTAACAACGCATGTTGCCAACAATATTCAAGAACTTGCAAAACAAGGTTATATTGTACTTGTTGCATCACATGATACTGAACTGCTTAAAAAATTAGACTGTACTATTTATTTAATAGAAGCAGGACGCATTATTGAAACAGCAACATCGGCAGAGATCAAAAAGAATCCACAACAATTTCCAAAACTTACTTCGTTCATTGCCGGCTCAATATAA
- a CDS encoding glutamine synthetase, translating to MKKQLLSLLLLLCCSISLYAHKQHMLQKITNHNIQFIRCFFTDLVAHLKEIMIPAQHIENAIDEGLYFDGSSIPGFTNIYESDMHLTLDTNTFRSVPTCDGNVGVVICDNGYGPGKPYDACPRNVLKQTMQKAAHLGYGLYVGLEIEFFLFDNNTKATCDTLGYCDREPCPLRAAQKRSLLQTLQQYGVDAVKLHHEVASGQHEIVINHHNPLVVADQIILAKHAIREWASQNNLDATFMPKPIFGQNGSGMHIHFSLCDINTGTNLFYDPYNSCGLSQTAYQFIAGVLKHIRELDAIFNSTINSFKRLVPGYEAPTYVCWANKNRSALIRIPEFDHDCGAAARAELRCPDALCNPYLAFTALLEAGLAGIQYQEIIPDAIEQNLYRLSPDEICTYGIQTLPTSLQHALDLFEASTFVQAIFSQRLRSEFLKAKNNEISLFNRIVTDWELKRYHHS from the coding sequence ATGAAGAAACAGTTGTTATCTTTATTGTTATTGTTATGTTGTTCAATATCGCTATATGCGCATAAACAACATATGTTGCAAAAAATTACCAATCATAATATACAGTTTATTCGCTGCTTTTTTACTGATCTAGTTGCACACCTCAAAGAAATAATGATTCCGGCACAGCATATTGAGAATGCAATTGATGAGGGTTTATATTTTGACGGTTCATCAATTCCAGGTTTTACTAATATTTATGAAAGTGATATGCATTTAACACTTGACACAAATACCTTCAGATCTGTTCCCACGTGTGATGGTAATGTTGGTGTTGTTATATGTGATAATGGCTATGGTCCTGGCAAACCATACGATGCCTGCCCTCGCAATGTTCTCAAACAAACAATGCAAAAAGCAGCACATTTAGGATATGGTCTATATGTTGGGCTTGAAATAGAATTCTTTTTATTTGATAACAATACAAAAGCAACATGTGACACCCTAGGCTATTGCGATAGAGAACCATGCCCATTGCGTGCTGCTCAAAAAAGAAGCCTTTTACAAACACTGCAACAGTATGGTGTTGATGCAGTAAAATTACACCACGAAGTTGCATCAGGCCAACATGAAATAGTAATCAATCATCATAATCCGCTCGTAGTTGCAGATCAAATTATTTTAGCCAAACATGCAATTAGAGAGTGGGCATCACAAAATAATCTCGACGCAACCTTTATGCCAAAACCAATCTTTGGACAAAATGGAAGTGGAATGCACATTCACTTTAGTCTGTGCGACATAAACACTGGTACAAATCTCTTTTACGATCCATATAACTCTTGCGGCCTTTCACAAACAGCGTATCAGTTTATAGCAGGCGTTTTAAAACATATTCGCGAATTAGATGCGATATTCAATTCTACTATAAACTCGTTCAAACGCTTGGTGCCAGGCTATGAAGCACCAACTTATGTATGCTGGGCAAATAAAAACAGAAGTGCACTTATTCGTATTCCTGAATTTGATCATGATTGCGGAGCCGCTGCACGAGCTGAGTTGCGTTGTCCCGATGCATTGTGTAATCCATACCTCGCATTTACCGCATTGTTAGAAGCAGGACTTGCGGGAATACAATATCAAGAAATAATACCTGATGCTATAGAACAAAACTTGTATAGGTTATCTCCTGATGAAATTTGTACGTACGGTATACAAACACTACCAACTTCATTGCAACATGCGCTTGACCTATTTGAAGCAAGCACATTTGTACAAGCTATATTCAGTCAACGTTTGCGTTCAGAATTTTTAAAAG